A single genomic interval of Microbacterium oleivorans harbors:
- a CDS encoding FadR/GntR family transcriptional regulator, with protein sequence MTDTTGAGLGPLPRTHGLVADDIARYVERLIVSGELSLGAALPPERVLAETLGVSRNALREALTRLAGRGLVERRQGSANRVARTVPLAAALTERMNDVAAEFRNAVEFRAVIEPQLVRLAADRVDRAQLDALRALLDSGSESDPEGSATLDIAFHTAVAQATGNPLLAALGELTASWTVAARLYSHLDADGRRLSHEGHARILAALVARDPDAAEYAMRIHLAEIRDLAERTG encoded by the coding sequence GACGACATCGCCCGGTACGTCGAGCGCCTCATCGTCTCGGGAGAACTCTCGCTCGGTGCGGCGCTGCCGCCCGAGCGCGTGCTCGCCGAGACGCTCGGCGTCTCGCGCAACGCACTTCGCGAGGCACTCACCCGCCTCGCCGGGCGCGGACTCGTCGAACGACGACAGGGAAGCGCCAACCGGGTGGCCCGCACGGTGCCGCTCGCGGCCGCCCTGACGGAGCGGATGAACGACGTCGCGGCCGAGTTCCGCAACGCCGTCGAGTTCCGGGCGGTGATCGAGCCGCAACTGGTGCGGCTCGCCGCCGATCGGGTCGACCGGGCTCAGCTCGACGCGCTCCGCGCCCTTCTCGACTCCGGGAGCGAGAGCGATCCGGAGGGCTCGGCCACCCTCGACATCGCCTTCCACACCGCGGTCGCCCAGGCGACCGGCAATCCGCTGCTGGCTGCGCTCGGTGAGCTGACGGCATCGTGGACGGTCGCGGCGCGCCTGTACTCGCACCTCGACGCCGACGGCCGCCGCCTGTCGCACGAGGGCCACGCCCGCATCCTCGCAGCCCTCGTCGCGCGTGATCCGGACGCGGCGGAGTACGCCATGCGCATCCATCTGGCCGAGATCCGCGATCTCGCGGAGCGGACCGGATGA